A region of Pseudomonadota bacterium DNA encodes the following proteins:
- the rpmF gene encoding 50S ribosomal protein L32 produces the protein MAVPKNRQGKSRKNMRRSANSKLPRVSLSTCPQCKQPKLPHRVCIHCGFYKGREIVKQAD, from the coding sequence ATGGCAGTCCCAAAGAACAGACAGGGAAAATCACGCAAGAACATGAGGCGCAGCGCGAACTCGAAGCTCCCCAGGGTCAGCCTCTCGACCTGCCCGCAGTGCAAGCAGCCGAAGCTCCCCCACAGGGTCTGCATCCACTGCGGATTCTACAAGGGCCGCGAGATCGTGAAGCAGGCCGACTAG
- the acpP gene encoding acyl carrier protein — MESAENRVKEIVAEQLGLAADEIPADASFSSDLGADTLDMIELIMALEEEFDIEITDGEAESIRCVQDAVDFLSARLQ; from the coding sequence ATGGAGAGCGCTGAGAACAGGGTCAAGGAGATAGTGGCCGAGCAGCTCGGGCTGGCCGCCGACGAGATACCCGCGGACGCCTCGTTCTCCTCGGACCTCGGCGCCGACACGCTCGACATGATCGAGCTCATCATGGCCCTCGAGGAGGAGTTCGACATCGAGATAACCGACGGGGAGGCGGAGTCGATCCGCTGCGTCCAGGACGCGGTCGACTTCCTCTCCGCGAGGCTGCAGTAG
- the rpiB gene encoding ribose 5-phosphate isomerase B gives MRIAVGSDHAGFMTKETLKERLVKDGHEVRDFGTSSPDSCDYPDYARLVAQAVAEGAAERGLLVCGSGIGMCMAANRFPSVRAAVLHDDFDAEMSRRHNDANVACLAARKQDQAAQARLLEIFLKTPFDGGRHEARVAKIDQKS, from the coding sequence ATGCGCATAGCCGTAGGCTCCGACCACGCCGGATTCATGACGAAGGAGACGCTCAAGGAGCGCCTCGTCAAGGACGGGCACGAGGTCCGCGACTTCGGCACCTCCTCCCCCGACAGCTGCGACTACCCCGATTACGCGAGGCTCGTCGCGCAGGCGGTCGCGGAAGGCGCCGCCGAGCGGGGCCTTCTCGTCTGCGGCTCCGGGATCGGCATGTGCATGGCCGCCAACCGTTTCCCCTCGGTGCGTGCCGCGGTCCTCCACGACGATTTCGACGCGGAGATGAGCCGGCGCCACAACGACGCCAACGTCGCCTGCCTCGCGGCCCGCAAGCAGGACCAGGCTGCGCAGGCGCGGCTTCTGGAGATATTCCTCAAGACCCCGTTCGACGGAGGCCGCCACGAGGCCAGGGTCGCCAAGATAGATCAGAAATCGTGA
- a CDS encoding serine hydroxymethyltransferase, whose amino-acid sequence MISEELKRFDPEIAKSIEMELMRQEYKLELIASENFVSKRVLDALGSALTNKYAEGYPGKRYYGGCEYVDEAEDLARERLKKLFGCDHANVQPHSGSQANMGVYFAALKPGDTIMGQNLSHGGHLTHGSPVSISGTYFKVVSYGVDLETELLDYDRIAVLAREHRPKLIICGASAYSRDIDFSKFRAVADEVGALVMADIAHPAGLVATGLHTSPIPHCEYVTSTTHKTLRGPRGGVIMCKADFAKQIDKAIFPGIQGGPLMHVIAAKAVAFKEALEPSYRDYCRQIVANSRALAGELAEQGFRIVSGGTDTHLFSVDLTDAGITGKDAEAALGEAGITVNKNTIPRETRSPFITSGIRIGTPAMTTRGMREPEMKIIGGWIAGVLRNISDEKLKAKVKSEVRGLCEGFPIYR is encoded by the coding sequence ATGATTTCCGAGGAGCTCAAGCGGTTCGATCCCGAGATAGCGAAATCGATAGAGATGGAGCTCATGCGCCAGGAGTACAAGCTCGAGCTCATCGCCTCGGAGAACTTCGTCTCGAAGCGGGTCCTCGACGCGCTCGGCAGCGCGCTCACGAACAAGTACGCGGAGGGGTATCCCGGCAAGCGCTACTACGGCGGCTGCGAGTACGTGGATGAGGCGGAGGATCTCGCCCGCGAGAGGCTCAAGAAGCTCTTCGGCTGCGACCACGCCAACGTCCAGCCTCACTCGGGCAGCCAGGCGAACATGGGGGTCTACTTCGCCGCGCTTAAGCCCGGCGACACGATCATGGGGCAGAACCTCTCACACGGCGGCCACCTCACGCACGGCTCGCCGGTCTCCATCTCGGGCACCTATTTCAAGGTCGTCTCCTACGGGGTGGACCTTGAGACGGAGCTTTTGGATTACGATCGGATCGCGGTGCTCGCGAGGGAGCATCGCCCGAAGCTCATCATATGCGGCGCATCCGCCTATTCGCGCGACATCGACTTCTCGAAGTTCCGCGCCGTCGCAGACGAGGTCGGGGCCCTGGTCATGGCCGACATCGCCCACCCGGCGGGGCTGGTCGCGACCGGCCTCCACACGAGCCCGATACCGCACTGCGAGTACGTCACCTCGACCACCCACAAGACGCTCCGCGGCCCGCGCGGAGGCGTCATCATGTGCAAGGCCGACTTCGCGAAACAGATCGACAAGGCGATATTCCCCGGCATCCAGGGCGGTCCGCTCATGCACGTGATCGCCGCCAAGGCGGTGGCCTTCAAGGAGGCCCTCGAGCCGTCGTACAGGGACTACTGCAGGCAGATCGTCGCCAACTCGAGGGCGCTTGCCGGCGAGCTCGCGGAGCAGGGGTTCAGGATCGTCTCCGGCGGCACCGACACCCACCTCTTCAGCGTGGACCTCACCGACGCGGGCATCACCGGCAAGGACGCCGAGGCGGCGCTCGGCGAGGCGGGGATCACGGTCAACAAGAACACGATCCCGCGCGAGACCCGCTCCCCGTTCATCACCAGCGGCATACGCATAGGCACCCCGGCGATGACGACCCGCGGGATGAGGGAGCCGGAGATGAAGATCATAGGGGGCTGGATCGCGGGAGTTTTGCGCAACATCTCGGACGAGAAGCTCAAGGCGAAGGTGAAGTCGGAGGTGCGTGGGCTCTGCGAGGGATTTCCGATATATAGGTAA
- the nrdR gene encoding transcriptional repressor NrdR, with protein sequence MKCPFCPRQDSKVIDSRLSKDGLIIRRRRECEGCGKRFTTYERVEEPLPAVAKKDGRREAFDRAKIASGIKKACEKRPVSTETIDAVVDRIERWALELGEAEIKSQDIGARVMSELHDLDEVAYVRFASVYRSFKDISEFMHELSDLLGRNNTAK encoded by the coding sequence ATGAAATGTCCATTCTGCCCAAGGCAGGACAGCAAGGTCATCGACTCGCGCCTCTCCAAGGACGGGTTGATAATACGCCGACGCCGCGAATGCGAGGGCTGCGGGAAGCGCTTCACCACCTACGAGCGCGTGGAGGAGCCGCTGCCGGCGGTGGCTAAGAAAGACGGACGCCGCGAGGCGTTCGACCGCGCCAAGATCGCCTCAGGCATCAAGAAGGCCTGCGAGAAGAGGCCGGTCTCGACGGAGACGATCGACGCGGTGGTCGACCGCATAGAGCGCTGGGCCCTTGAGCTCGGCGAGGCGGAGATAAAGAGCCAGGACATAGGGGCCCGCGTGATGTCGGAGCTTCACGACCTGGACGAGGTGGCCTACGTGCGCTTCGCCTCGGTCTACCGCTCCTTCAAGGACATAAGCGAGTTCATGCACGAGCTTTCCGATCTGCTCGGGAGGAACAACACGGCGAAGTGA